In Daphnia magna isolate NIES linkage group LG5, ASM2063170v1.1, whole genome shotgun sequence, a single genomic region encodes these proteins:
- the LOC116923479 gene encoding tubulin alpha-1C chain, protein MVYSQRECISIHIGQAGVQIGNACWELFCLEHGIGADGQMTEDRSVGTADDTFNTFFMETGAAKHVPRALFVDLEPTVMHEVRTGTYRSLFNPEQLISGKEDAANNYARGHYTVGKEIIDLTLDRLRKITDHCNGLQGFLVFHSYGGGTGSGFTSLLLERIAIDYGKKSKLCFSIYPAPQVSTSVVEPYNSVLYTHTTLEHSECCFMVDNEAIYDTCRRQLEIISPTYTNLNRLISQLVSSITVSLRFDGALNVDLSEFQTNLVPYPRIHFPLATYAPFAPEGRATHEKMSVDDITKSCFDPAHQMVKCNPANGKYMAVCLLYRGDVAPKDVNFAIAQIKALKTVHFVDWCPTGFKVGINYQPPFVIPNGDLAQVTRAVCCLSNTTAIAEAWARLDRKFDLMFAKRAFVHWYVGEGMEEGEFVEAREDLAALELDYQEVAEGLVDEEEYEEN, encoded by the exons ATG GTCTATTCACAGCGAGAATGCATTTCAATTCATATTGGACAG GCAGGTGTTCAAATAGGAAATGCCTG CTGGGAGCTGTTTTGCCTAGAACATG GAATTGGAG CTGATGGACAGATGACAGAAGACCGATCAGTTGGAACGGCAGATGATACTTTCAACACTTTTTTTATGGAAAC aggAGCTGCTAAACACGTCCCTAGGGCGTTATTCGTCGATCTAGAACCAACTGTCATGC ATGAAGTTAGAACTGGCACGTATCGTTCCCTCTTTAACCCAGAGCAACTGATATCCGGAAAGGAGGATGCAGCCAACAATTATGCTAGAGGCCAC TACACTGTCGGGAAAGAAATAATCGACTTGACGCTGGACAGGCTTCGAAAAATAACAGACCATTGTAACGGCTTGCAAGGATTTCTCGTTTTTCATTCTTATGGAGGAGGCACAGGATCCGGATTCACATCTTTGCTTCTTGAGCGGATTGCAATTGATTATGGGAAAAAGTCTAAATTATGCTTTTCAATCTATCCGGCGCCACAG GTATCCACATCTGTTGTGGAGCCATACAACAGCGTGctgtacacacacacg ACCCTGGAACACAGCGAATGCTGTTTCATGGTTGACAATGAAGCAATTTACGATACGTGTCGCCGCCAACTGGAGATTATTAGCCCAACTTATACAAACTTGAACCGCCTCATTAGTCAACTTGTTTCTAG TATTACGGTATCGTTAAGATTTGATGGGGCGCTTAACGTCGATTTGAGCGAATTTCAAACGAATTTGGTCCCTTACCCGAGAATTCACTTTCCACTG gcAACGTATGCACCCTTTGCGCCCGAAGGAAGAGCGACGCATGAGAAAATGTCGGTTGACGATATAACTAAATCGTGTTTCGATCCTGCGCATCAAATG GTTAAATGCAATCCTGCAAATGGAAAGTACATGGCTGTTTGCTTACTCTACCGAGGAGATGTTGCACCAAAG GACGTTAACTTCGCCATAGCCCAAATCAAAGCACTGAAGACGGTTCACTTTGTCGATTGGTGTCCTACAGGATTTAAG GTTGGAATCAATTATCAACCTCCATTTGTCATTCCAAATGGAGATCTGGCACAAGTCACACGCGCAGTCTGTTGTTTGAGTAACACAACTGCCATCGCGGAAG CATGGGCCAGACTTGACCGAAAATTTGACTTGATGTTTGCCAAACGTGCCTTTGTTCACTGGTATGTCGGTGAAGGCATGGAAGAAG GGGAGTTCGTCGAAGCACGCGAAGACCTTGCTGCCCTCGAGCTGGACTACCAAGAAGTTGCTGAAGGTTTGGTAGACGAGGAAGAATATGAAGAAAATTAA
- the LOC116923485 gene encoding kinesin-like protein KIF26B isoform X3, with protein sequence MDAVRSPEANRASQKLNLASPQRRKRHGSSDGAESPIPAAVHRFGTDFSGLLRRNPPPPPPHLLRRLGLRENPGVGKVRVMLRVAGDPTTSNFLSVDKKRKQLTLQEPGNHSSLTLASSSSSEKEHQVGAEDRRVGVAAPKMFAFDGLFTAADNSQGDVAASVLSDIVTAVINGSDGCVFCFGHAQLGKTTTMVGSCSEDIGPGLMPTAIAWLFRGIGEQKNKTGARFSVRVSAVEIAGPAEVLRDLLAPHATESEESPGVYLRDDPLLGTQLQNQSELRAPTAEKAAFYLDAALAARTDASSPDARFSHLLYTLHVYQYSVDRNPSRTGSSGHATGGSAGSGVAGGRSRLHLLDLGSCQQTGRPTGNGQSSANNMTLSGLGNVLVALFNGQRHLPHREHKITQVLRECLGSLTCQAALVAHVAASSAYSETLSTVQMASRVHRMRRRRMKQYNNAGSGGSGSGGSSEDSSRLGLSRSSGGESSTGGSADPSSSEQSCDTVIYVGPIDDATDGEHPPVYLPSLNSGDHRCSMSRALRGSTVDRPAGQQQSNRSPVHHAKKESPTPVAPSRSPQIQRKVAKCEPIQQSSKQSGSVAVSSNEEQWIDGPRFNKTRISQARMQVVRHQREMWVDGPPTDAAQVLPTPAVLPTVTPTVNQAPLGYGFMDQHKQGMIRQWVENQSVQQRHPPVRTNGQMWIDAQPRPAPEPGTPVKVLTVFKTCPDDEDESKEVDNATPAENTRSPRVNRHPVPVKQSRRKAESSLTEEVTISSNPKQPPEEKLNCLSGVSGANIESVEPTASSLTLEQLYSQCEQLADSLVQEEEHVAVEDSSTDEASDDLSAALDVTSEQVSISCDSWRRVRHRDEDDNTTVTEFKVSEAANQRGRHASPMHGRGGDYSPEYIEVEEPDEPVPTQDSCLQVTEEDIAFSMMEALEAKCNDTRSLCSFGDGEEHPLRALSHDNLTIISHFTGETYSQGTACEWEPIASSIFDPMPSSSAMENAEFYQTQLEQLAKLHQQIYQQSVAGNAAGTLHPTPLSALTNCNIGSFKDLPLLTQDWNNVAVRTSPGRNGLGQETRKAMVSTIGMELERELGIQDANQAALLSSLRHPDGASDPHLDQHSGKAYESSRSCELQQQQQERLPGNGASNSDPEEEMAIKSNAIKTAATMANLIPEREQCKSFNEENSVEHEKVIHHKTPKLSRFFSGSKNKQQSSSITKRNTATSTVASPIPTPKATSSAKASPKVEKRSKSRENTSKHNSPAKSLSKSPSRIDPTTSVSIPPSPKSQSSKSSNKKDKLKASSSHKSPKKDLKINWDGKSSGSKRDVKSYGFSYESCQQTAPSSLCPSEGYESGGSDSGVHLSAASPIKSRRHAQQIQQQQQIRRQHLMPIGEMSRKNFSSGTSTSGSGGSGGSAGHYESSGYESVIRDSECSSLGSSSQDSDREAHPLALAISTGKQPATIGQSSSCTIL encoded by the exons ATGGATGCTGTCAGAAGTCCCGAAGCCAACAG AGCGTCACAGAAATTGAATTTGGCTTCGCCTCAGCGCCGGAAGCGTCACGGCTCGTCTGATGGAGCCGAATCGCCCATTCCGGCAGCCGTTCACCGTTTTGGAACGGATTTCAGCGGTTTACTGCGCCGCAACCCACCGCCTCCTCCGCCGCACCTTCTGCGCCGGCTCGGACTCCGCGAGAATCCAGGCGTCGGAAAA GTGAGGGTAATGCTGCGAGTAGCGGGCGACCCGACGACGTCCAACTTTCTCAGCGTCGATAAGAAGCGCAAACAGTTGACGCTTCAAGAGCCCGGTAATCATAGTTCGCTGACGTTAgcgtcgtcttcgtcgtcgGAGAAAGAGCATCAAGTTGGCGCCGAGGACCGTCGCGTGGGTGTGGCCGCGCCCAAAATGTTCGCATTCGACGGCCTCTTCACCGCCGCTGACAATTCTCAG GGCGACGTTGCCGCTTCAGTGCTGAGTGACATTGTCACCGCCGTCATCAACGGCTCGGACGGATGCGTTTTCTGTTTCGGACACGCTCAACTCG GTAAAACGACTACGATGGTGGGTTCGTGTTCGGAAGACATTGGTCCCGGACTTATGCCGACGGCCATCGCTTGGCTCTTCCGCGGCATTGGCGAACAGAAGAATAAAACCGGTGCAAGGTTTTCGGTTCGCGTTTCAGCCGTCGAAATTGCTGGCCCAGCTGAAGTTCTCCGCGATCTTCTCGCTCCACACGCAACCG AATCTGAAGAGTCGCCGGGCGTGTACTTGCGCGACGATCCTTTGCTGGGCACTCAACTGCAAAATCAAAGCGAATTGCGAGCTCCGACGGCTGAAAAAGCCGCCTTCTATCTGGATGCAGCTCTAGCTGCTCGTACGGATGCATCATCGCCGGATGCGCGTTTTTCCCATTTGCTCTACACGTTGCACGTCTACCAGTACAGCGTCGATAGAAACCCCAGCCGAACTGGCAGCAGCGGTCACGCCACTGGTGGTAGTGCCGGTTCCGGGGTGGCTGGAGGACGATCACGACTTCATTTGCTGGATCTTGGTAGTTGCCAACAAACGGGTCGGCCCACCGGAAATGGCCAATCGTCAGCTAACAACATGACCCTATCCGGTTTGGGTAATGTACTGGTGGCTTTATTCAACGGTCAGCGACATCTACCGCATCGTGAACATAAGATCACTCAAGTACTTCGTGAATGTCTCGGATCGCTGACGTGTCAAGCCGCTCTGGTCGCTCACGTTGCCGCTTCATCCGCCTACTCGGAGACCCTCTCCACCGTGCAGATGGCGTCCAGGGTCCACAGGATGAGGCGTAGGAGGATGAAA CAGTACAATAACGCTGGATCGGGTGGCTCAGGATCAGGTGGCAGCAGCGAAGATTCCAGTCGATTGGGCCTGTCTCGATCTTCGGGTGGCGAGAGTTCCACTGGTGGATCAGCTGATCCATCGAGCAGCGAACAGTCATGTGACACGGTCATCTACGTCGGCCCGATCGACGACGCCACCGATGGCGAACATCCGCCCGTTTATTTACCAAGTCTCAATTCAGGAGACCATCGTTGTTCCATGTCTCGTGCGTTGAGAGGATCTACCGTGGACCGTCCGGCAGGTCAGCAACAATCGAACAGAAGTCCAGTGCATCACGCCAAGAAAGAGAGTCCGACGCCGGTGGCTCCTTCACGATCGCCGCAAATTCAGCGCAAAGTAGCCAAATGCGAACCCATCCAGCAATCCAGCAAGCAGAGTGGTAGTGTGGCTGTTAGCAGCAACGAAGAGCAGTGGATCGACGGACCGAGATTCAACAAGACTCGCATTTCTCAAGCGCGAATGCAAGTGGTACGACATCAACGGGAAATGTGGGTGGATGGCCCGCCTACCGATGCTGCCCAGGTGTTACCAACGCCCGCAGTCTTACCTACCGTTACTCCGACTGTCAATCAAGCTCCGCTAGGATACGGTTTCATGGATCAGCACAAACAAGGAATGATCCGCCAATGGGTCGAAAATCAAAGTGTCCAG CAGCGACACCCACCGGTGCGGACCAACGGACAAATGTGGATCGATGCTCAGCCCCGGCCAGCCCCCGAGCCAGGCACTCCAGTCAAGGTCTTAACTGTCTTTAAGACATGCCCGGATGACGAAGATGAGTCGAAAGAAGTCGATAACGCGACGCCTGCTGAAAATACCCGTTCGCCGAGAGTAAATCGCCATCCGGTTCCAGTGAAGCAGTCTCGCAGAAAAGCCGAGTCTTCTCTAACGGAAGAAGTCACCATTTCATCCAATCCCAAACAGCCACCAGAAGAGAAGCTCAACTGCTTGAGCGGCGTCAGTGGCGCCAACATTGAAAGCGTTGAGCCGACGGCATCGAGCTTAACGCTGGAACAGCTCTACTCCCAGTGCGAACAACTGGCAGACTCGCTTGTCCAGGAAGAAGAACATGTCGCTGTTGAGGACTCGTCGACCGATGAAGCCTCTGACGATCTTTCAGCCGCCCTGGACGTGACATCCGAACAGGTTTCAATCAGCTGCGATTCGTGGAGGCGTGTCCGACATCGTGACGAAGACGACAATACCACAGTGACGGAATTTAAAGTCTCTGAGGCGGCCAATCAGAGAGGCCGCCATGCTTCCCCCATGCATGGCCGCGGTGGAGATTACAGTCCCGAGTACATCGAAGTCGAGGAACCAGATGAACCTGTACCTACACAAGATTCTTGCCTCCAAGTAACCGAAGAAGATATCGCCTTCTCCATGATGGAAGCCTTAGAGGCTAAATGTAACGACACGCGCAGCCTGTGCAGCTTCGGCGACGGGGAAGAACATCCGTTGCGTGCCCTTTCGCACGATAATTTGACCATCATTTCACATTTTACCGGAGAGACCTACTCGCAAGGCACGGCCTGCGAATGGGAACCCATTGCGTCATCTATTTTTGATCCGATGCCCTCGTCTTCCGCCATGGAAAATGCGGAATTCTATCAAACACAGCTGGaacagctggccaagttgcATCAGCAAATCTACCAGCAATCCGTTGCAGGAAACGCTGCCGGAACTCTTCATCCCACGCCACTTAGTGCTCTTACTAACTGTAACATCGGATCTTTCAAG GATTTGCCACTGCTCACCCAGGATTGGAACAACGTGGCCGTCAGGACTTCGCCCGGAAGAAACGGCTTAGGTCAGGAAACTCGCAAAGCAATGGTGTCCACCATTGGCATGGAATTAGAACGTGAGTTGGGTATCCAGGACGCCAATCAAGCTGCTCTTCTGTCTTCCTTGAGACATCCGGACGGTGCTTCCGATCCGCATTTGGATCAACATTCTGGCAAGGCTTACGAAAGCTCCCGTTCATG TGagttacaacaacaacaacaggaaAGGTTACCGGGCAACGGAGCATCTAACTCTGATCCTGAGGAGGAGATGGCCATAAAATCTAATGCAATTAAGACCGCAGCAACGATGGCTAATTTGATCCCTGAACGCGAGCAGTGCAAAAGCTTTAATGAAGAGAACAGCGTTGAACACGAGAAAGTAATTCATCATAAAACGCCTAAACTAAGCCGGTTTTTCTCCGGTTCCAAGAACAAGCAACAGTCGAGCTCAATCACTAAGCGCAACACGGCCACCAGCACGGTGGCCAGCCCCATACCAACTCCCAAAGCGACGTCATCAGCCAAAGCGTCGCCCAAGGTCGAGAAGCGTTCAAAGAGCCGAGAAAATACGAGTAAACACAATTCGCCCGCCAAGTCGCTCTCCAAATCGCCGTCTCGCATCGATCCAACCACTTCTGTCTCGATTCCTCCATCGCCCAAGTCACAATCGTCCAAATCCAGCAACAAGAAAGATAAACTGAAGGCCAGCTCATCGCATAAGAGCCCGAAGAAGGATTTGAAAATCAACTGG GACGGAAAGTCATCCGGATCAAAACGTGACGTCAAATCTTACGGATTCAGTTACGAGAGCTGTCAGCAAACGGCACCCAGCTCGTTGTGTCCGTCTGAAGGTTACGAAAGTGGAGGGTCAGATTCTGGTGTTCACCTCAGTGCAGCCTCTCCTATCAAGAGCCGTCGGCATGCCCAGCAGatacaacaacagcaacagatTCGCCGTCAGCATTTGATGCCGATCGGCGAAATGTCGAGGAAAAACTTCTCGAGTGGAACGAGCACCAGCGGATCAGGTGGCTCAGGCGGGTCCGCTGGCCATTACGAGAGTTCCGGTTATGAAAGTGTCATTCGAGATAGCGAATGTTCCAGCTTAGGGTCCAGCAGCCAAGACTCGGATCGCGAAGCTCATCCCTTAGCTCTGGCTATTAGCACTGGCAAACAACCTGCTACGATTG GTCAATCAAGCAGTTGCACAAtactttaa
- the LOC116923485 gene encoding kinesin-like protein KIF26B isoform X2 yields MNYPAQQPKVLMTRTKVETMADQRRAPPPPPPRGVTLRSPSAVIAPSGAFGTAHPPSSIATSASTSAVNRLPFKTSNAVAPNAIAPTIKPVMKEHVPAELSAGLSVVQQQHHPQGYLETRYAYSVNGILGSAAQASAAAAFFARASQKLNLASPQRRKRHGSSDGAESPIPAAVHRFGTDFSGLLRRNPPPPPPHLLRRLGLRENPGVGKVRVMLRVAGDPTTSNFLSVDKKRKQLTLQEPGNHSSLTLASSSSSEKEHQVGAEDRRVGVAAPKMFAFDGLFTAADNSQGDVAASVLSDIVTAVINGSDGCVFCFGHAQLGKTTTMVGSCSEDIGPGLMPTAIAWLFRGIGEQKNKTGARFSVRVSAVEIAGPAEVLRDLLAPHATESEESPGVYLRDDPLLGTQLQNQSELRAPTAEKAAFYLDAALAARTDASSPDARFSHLLYTLHVYQYSVDRNPSRTGSSGHATGGSAGSGVAGGRSRLHLLDLGSCQQTGRPTGNGQSSANNMTLSGLGNVLVALFNGQRHLPHREHKITQVLRECLGSLTCQAALVAHVAASSAYSETLSTVQMASRVHRMRRRRMKQYNNAGSGGSGSGGSSEDSSRLGLSRSSGGESSTGGSADPSSSEQSCDTVIYVGPIDDATDGEHPPVYLPSLNSGDHRCSMSRALRGSTVDRPAGQQQSNRSPVHHAKKESPTPVAPSRSPQIQRKVAKCEPIQQSSKQSGSVAVSSNEEQWIDGPRFNKTRISQARMQVVRHQREMWVDGPPTDAAQVLPTPAVLPTVTPTVNQAPLGYGFMDQHKQGMIRQWVENQSVQQRHPPVRTNGQMWIDAQPRPAPEPGTPVKVLTVFKTCPDDEDESKEVDNATPAENTRSPRVNRHPVPVKQSRRKAESSLTEEVTISSNPKQPPEEKLNCLSGVSGANIESVEPTASSLTLEQLYSQCEQLADSLVQEEEHVAVEDSSTDEASDDLSAALDVTSEQVSISCDSWRRVRHRDEDDNTTVTEFKVSEAANQRGRHASPMHGRGGDYSPEYIEVEEPDEPVPTQDSCLQVTEEDIAFSMMEALEAKCNDTRSLCSFGDGEEHPLRALSHDNLTIISHFTGETYSQGTACEWEPIASSIFDPMPSSSAMENAEFYQTQLEQLAKLHQQIYQQSVAGNAAGTLHPTPLSALTNCNIGSFKDLPLLTQDWNNVAVRTSPGRNGLGQETRKAMVSTIGMELERELGIQDANQAALLSSLRHPDGASDPHLDQHSGKAYESSRSCELQQQQQERLPGNGASNSDPEEEMAIKSNAIKTAATMANLIPEREQCKSFNEENSVEHEKVIHHKTPKLSRFFSGSKNKQQSSSITKRNTATSTVASPIPTPKATSSAKASPKVEKRSKSRENTSKHNSPAKSLSKSPSRIDPTTSVSIPPSPKSQSSKSSNKKDKLKASSSHKSPKKDLKINWDGKSSGSKRDVKSYGFSYESCQQTAPSSLCPSEGYESGGSDSGVHLSAASPIKSRRHAQQIQQQQQIRRQHLMPIGEMSRKNFSSGTSTSGSGGSGGSAGHYESSGYESVIRDSECSSLGSSSQDSDREAHPLALAISTGKQPATIGQSSSCTIL; encoded by the exons AGCGTCACAGAAATTGAATTTGGCTTCGCCTCAGCGCCGGAAGCGTCACGGCTCGTCTGATGGAGCCGAATCGCCCATTCCGGCAGCCGTTCACCGTTTTGGAACGGATTTCAGCGGTTTACTGCGCCGCAACCCACCGCCTCCTCCGCCGCACCTTCTGCGCCGGCTCGGACTCCGCGAGAATCCAGGCGTCGGAAAA GTGAGGGTAATGCTGCGAGTAGCGGGCGACCCGACGACGTCCAACTTTCTCAGCGTCGATAAGAAGCGCAAACAGTTGACGCTTCAAGAGCCCGGTAATCATAGTTCGCTGACGTTAgcgtcgtcttcgtcgtcgGAGAAAGAGCATCAAGTTGGCGCCGAGGACCGTCGCGTGGGTGTGGCCGCGCCCAAAATGTTCGCATTCGACGGCCTCTTCACCGCCGCTGACAATTCTCAG GGCGACGTTGCCGCTTCAGTGCTGAGTGACATTGTCACCGCCGTCATCAACGGCTCGGACGGATGCGTTTTCTGTTTCGGACACGCTCAACTCG GTAAAACGACTACGATGGTGGGTTCGTGTTCGGAAGACATTGGTCCCGGACTTATGCCGACGGCCATCGCTTGGCTCTTCCGCGGCATTGGCGAACAGAAGAATAAAACCGGTGCAAGGTTTTCGGTTCGCGTTTCAGCCGTCGAAATTGCTGGCCCAGCTGAAGTTCTCCGCGATCTTCTCGCTCCACACGCAACCG AATCTGAAGAGTCGCCGGGCGTGTACTTGCGCGACGATCCTTTGCTGGGCACTCAACTGCAAAATCAAAGCGAATTGCGAGCTCCGACGGCTGAAAAAGCCGCCTTCTATCTGGATGCAGCTCTAGCTGCTCGTACGGATGCATCATCGCCGGATGCGCGTTTTTCCCATTTGCTCTACACGTTGCACGTCTACCAGTACAGCGTCGATAGAAACCCCAGCCGAACTGGCAGCAGCGGTCACGCCACTGGTGGTAGTGCCGGTTCCGGGGTGGCTGGAGGACGATCACGACTTCATTTGCTGGATCTTGGTAGTTGCCAACAAACGGGTCGGCCCACCGGAAATGGCCAATCGTCAGCTAACAACATGACCCTATCCGGTTTGGGTAATGTACTGGTGGCTTTATTCAACGGTCAGCGACATCTACCGCATCGTGAACATAAGATCACTCAAGTACTTCGTGAATGTCTCGGATCGCTGACGTGTCAAGCCGCTCTGGTCGCTCACGTTGCCGCTTCATCCGCCTACTCGGAGACCCTCTCCACCGTGCAGATGGCGTCCAGGGTCCACAGGATGAGGCGTAGGAGGATGAAA CAGTACAATAACGCTGGATCGGGTGGCTCAGGATCAGGTGGCAGCAGCGAAGATTCCAGTCGATTGGGCCTGTCTCGATCTTCGGGTGGCGAGAGTTCCACTGGTGGATCAGCTGATCCATCGAGCAGCGAACAGTCATGTGACACGGTCATCTACGTCGGCCCGATCGACGACGCCACCGATGGCGAACATCCGCCCGTTTATTTACCAAGTCTCAATTCAGGAGACCATCGTTGTTCCATGTCTCGTGCGTTGAGAGGATCTACCGTGGACCGTCCGGCAGGTCAGCAACAATCGAACAGAAGTCCAGTGCATCACGCCAAGAAAGAGAGTCCGACGCCGGTGGCTCCTTCACGATCGCCGCAAATTCAGCGCAAAGTAGCCAAATGCGAACCCATCCAGCAATCCAGCAAGCAGAGTGGTAGTGTGGCTGTTAGCAGCAACGAAGAGCAGTGGATCGACGGACCGAGATTCAACAAGACTCGCATTTCTCAAGCGCGAATGCAAGTGGTACGACATCAACGGGAAATGTGGGTGGATGGCCCGCCTACCGATGCTGCCCAGGTGTTACCAACGCCCGCAGTCTTACCTACCGTTACTCCGACTGTCAATCAAGCTCCGCTAGGATACGGTTTCATGGATCAGCACAAACAAGGAATGATCCGCCAATGGGTCGAAAATCAAAGTGTCCAG CAGCGACACCCACCGGTGCGGACCAACGGACAAATGTGGATCGATGCTCAGCCCCGGCCAGCCCCCGAGCCAGGCACTCCAGTCAAGGTCTTAACTGTCTTTAAGACATGCCCGGATGACGAAGATGAGTCGAAAGAAGTCGATAACGCGACGCCTGCTGAAAATACCCGTTCGCCGAGAGTAAATCGCCATCCGGTTCCAGTGAAGCAGTCTCGCAGAAAAGCCGAGTCTTCTCTAACGGAAGAAGTCACCATTTCATCCAATCCCAAACAGCCACCAGAAGAGAAGCTCAACTGCTTGAGCGGCGTCAGTGGCGCCAACATTGAAAGCGTTGAGCCGACGGCATCGAGCTTAACGCTGGAACAGCTCTACTCCCAGTGCGAACAACTGGCAGACTCGCTTGTCCAGGAAGAAGAACATGTCGCTGTTGAGGACTCGTCGACCGATGAAGCCTCTGACGATCTTTCAGCCGCCCTGGACGTGACATCCGAACAGGTTTCAATCAGCTGCGATTCGTGGAGGCGTGTCCGACATCGTGACGAAGACGACAATACCACAGTGACGGAATTTAAAGTCTCTGAGGCGGCCAATCAGAGAGGCCGCCATGCTTCCCCCATGCATGGCCGCGGTGGAGATTACAGTCCCGAGTACATCGAAGTCGAGGAACCAGATGAACCTGTACCTACACAAGATTCTTGCCTCCAAGTAACCGAAGAAGATATCGCCTTCTCCATGATGGAAGCCTTAGAGGCTAAATGTAACGACACGCGCAGCCTGTGCAGCTTCGGCGACGGGGAAGAACATCCGTTGCGTGCCCTTTCGCACGATAATTTGACCATCATTTCACATTTTACCGGAGAGACCTACTCGCAAGGCACGGCCTGCGAATGGGAACCCATTGCGTCATCTATTTTTGATCCGATGCCCTCGTCTTCCGCCATGGAAAATGCGGAATTCTATCAAACACAGCTGGaacagctggccaagttgcATCAGCAAATCTACCAGCAATCCGTTGCAGGAAACGCTGCCGGAACTCTTCATCCCACGCCACTTAGTGCTCTTACTAACTGTAACATCGGATCTTTCAAG GATTTGCCACTGCTCACCCAGGATTGGAACAACGTGGCCGTCAGGACTTCGCCCGGAAGAAACGGCTTAGGTCAGGAAACTCGCAAAGCAATGGTGTCCACCATTGGCATGGAATTAGAACGTGAGTTGGGTATCCAGGACGCCAATCAAGCTGCTCTTCTGTCTTCCTTGAGACATCCGGACGGTGCTTCCGATCCGCATTTGGATCAACATTCTGGCAAGGCTTACGAAAGCTCCCGTTCATG TGagttacaacaacaacaacaggaaAGGTTACCGGGCAACGGAGCATCTAACTCTGATCCTGAGGAGGAGATGGCCATAAAATCTAATGCAATTAAGACCGCAGCAACGATGGCTAATTTGATCCCTGAACGCGAGCAGTGCAAAAGCTTTAATGAAGAGAACAGCGTTGAACACGAGAAAGTAATTCATCATAAAACGCCTAAACTAAGCCGGTTTTTCTCCGGTTCCAAGAACAAGCAACAGTCGAGCTCAATCACTAAGCGCAACACGGCCACCAGCACGGTGGCCAGCCCCATACCAACTCCCAAAGCGACGTCATCAGCCAAAGCGTCGCCCAAGGTCGAGAAGCGTTCAAAGAGCCGAGAAAATACGAGTAAACACAATTCGCCCGCCAAGTCGCTCTCCAAATCGCCGTCTCGCATCGATCCAACCACTTCTGTCTCGATTCCTCCATCGCCCAAGTCACAATCGTCCAAATCCAGCAACAAGAAAGATAAACTGAAGGCCAGCTCATCGCATAAGAGCCCGAAGAAGGATTTGAAAATCAACTGG GACGGAAAGTCATCCGGATCAAAACGTGACGTCAAATCTTACGGATTCAGTTACGAGAGCTGTCAGCAAACGGCACCCAGCTCGTTGTGTCCGTCTGAAGGTTACGAAAGTGGAGGGTCAGATTCTGGTGTTCACCTCAGTGCAGCCTCTCCTATCAAGAGCCGTCGGCATGCCCAGCAGatacaacaacagcaacagatTCGCCGTCAGCATTTGATGCCGATCGGCGAAATGTCGAGGAAAAACTTCTCGAGTGGAACGAGCACCAGCGGATCAGGTGGCTCAGGCGGGTCCGCTGGCCATTACGAGAGTTCCGGTTATGAAAGTGTCATTCGAGATAGCGAATGTTCCAGCTTAGGGTCCAGCAGCCAAGACTCGGATCGCGAAGCTCATCCCTTAGCTCTGGCTATTAGCACTGGCAAACAACCTGCTACGATTG GTCAATCAAGCAGTTGCACAAtactttaa